The proteins below are encoded in one region of Hordeum vulgare subsp. vulgare chromosome 3H, MorexV3_pseudomolecules_assembly, whole genome shotgun sequence:
- the LOC123441020 gene encoding phospholipase A1-Igamma1, chloroplastic-like codes for MAMPSNLAQSLPDSPAGDLRPAALLSKMASRGRRPSPLVTSAVPTDEAPANMTPGSVVGDMERGTLAEKTGRSDGQLTSRWRELHGSNDWQGLLDPIDTVLRGELIRYGEFAQACYDSFDYDRFSRYSGSCKYPTRTFFEDVGLAGVGYEVTRYLYATSHPSYPNFSIWKHNPGDDKLWSESATFIGFVAVSTDEETARIGRRDIAVAWRGTVTRLEWVADLTAMLKPLSACGVPCPDPSVKVETGFVDLYVGKDSACRFSSYSAREQVLAEVRKLVERYAGRGEEVSVTVTGHSLGSALAMISAFDIAESGANVSPSAGGKKAPVCVFSFAGPRVGNTRFKKRFEGELGVKTLRIRNVHDMVPKVPGFLFNEAIFPAVLLRVADMLRVPSVYTHVGVELTLDHIVSPFLKPTGDLASYHNLEAHLHLLDGYRAHGQPFELGGRDPALVNKATDFLRDEHMVPPGWRQEENKGMVRTEDGRWALLQLPRDVEAHPVPDDIDDHLAALGVLVLKKDGA; via the coding sequence ATGGCCATGCCCTCCAACCTCGCCCAGTCCCTCCCGGACAGCCCTGCCGGGGACTTGCGTCCGGCGGCGCTGCTCTCAAAGATGGCGAGCCGTGGGCGACGCCCGTCTCCGCTAGTCACCTCCGCGGTGCCGACCGACGAAGCGCCGGCCAACATGACGCCGGGCTCCGTCGTCGGAGACATGGAGCGCGGCACCCTCGCCGAGAAGACCGGCCGTTCCGACGGCCAGCTGACGTCGCGGTGGCGGGAGCTCCACGGCAGCAACGACTGGCAGGGGCTGCTGGACCCCATCGACACGGTGCTCCGGGGAGAGCTGATCCGGTACGGCGAGTTCGCGCAGGCGTGCTACGACTCGTTCGACTACGACCGCTTCTCCCGCTACTCCGGCAGCTGCAAGTACCCGACGCGCACCTTCTTCGAGGACGTCGGCCTTGCCGGCGTCGGCTACGAGGTCACCCGCTACCTCTACGCCACGTCTCACCCAAGCTACCCAAACTTCAGCATCTGGAAGCATAACCCCGGCGACGACAAGCTGTGGAGCGAGTCGGCCACTTTCATCGGCTTCGTCGCCGTGTCCACGGACGAGGAGACGGCGCGAATCGGACGCCGGGACATCGCCGTCGCCTGGCGCGGCACGGTGACCCGGCTGGAGTGGGTGGCCGACTTGACGGCGATGCTCAAGCCGCTCTCTGCGTGCGGGGTGCCGTGCCCCGACCCGAGCGTGAAGGTGGAGACGGGGTTCGTGGACCTATACGTCGGCAAGGACTCGGCGTGCCGGTTCAGCAGCTACTCGGCGCGCGAGCAGGTGCTCGCCGAGGTGCGGAAGCTGGTGGAGCGTTACGCTGGGAGGGGCGAGGAGGTGAGCGTGACGGTGACCGGCCACAGCCTCGGCAGCGCGCTGGCGATGATCAGCGCCTTCGACATCGCCGAGAGTGGTGCCAACGTGTCTCCGTCGGCCGGCGGGAAGAAAGCGCCGGTGTGCGTCTTCTCGTTCGCCGGGCCGCGCGTGGGGAACACGAGGTTCAAGAAGCGCTTCGAGGGGGAGCTGGGCGTAAAGACGCTGCGCATCCGCAACGTGCACGACATGGTGCCCAAGGTGCCCGGTTTCCTGTTCAACGAGGCGATATTCCCGGCGGTGCTGCTGCGGGTGGCGGACATGCTAAGGGTGCCGAGCGTGTACACCCACGTCGGTGTGGAGCTCACGCTGGACCACATCGTGTCGCCATTCCTCAAACCCACCGGAGACCTGGCTAGCTACCACAATCTGGAGGCGCACCTCCACCTGCTGGATGGATACCGGGCGCATGGCCAACCGTTCGAGCTCGGTGGAAGGGACCCGGCGCTGGTGAACAAGGCCACCGACTTTCTTAGAGACGAGCACATGGTGCCCCCAgggtggcggcaggaggagaaCAAGGGCATGGTGAGGACGGAGGACGGACGATGGGCGTTGCTGCAGCTTCCGAGGGATGTTGAAGCTCACCCTGTCCCGGATGACATCGACGACCACCTCGCAGCGCTCGGCGTCCTTGTTCTCAAGAAAGATGGTGCATAA